cattTCGCGgtagttgaatttttttttccattttgatatGTTCCGCGGTAATTGAGTTATTTCAATACATggattgataaatatttaaacagGGATATAcatatgctaactaattttaaagtgctaacgtacatctaatcacgtgctgccacgtggcacaaaaaatgaaatatacatTTGTAGAAATGATAGATGAATTTTGgcaaattgcattttagttataggaagattgcatttttattgttgaattttgcattttagatattgaccgtttaatttgcattttatgtatagacggattgcatttacatatagtttattttgcaTTGTAGACAATTTATGTTAATAAGCTAAACTTAAcattataaaatgcaatttgcctataactaaaatgcaatatgcgGAAATGCATGTACAACTTCACAaatgtgtattgcatttttgtgtttacaatattgcatttttcgtgccatgTGGCAACACgcgattggatgtacgttagcactCTAATTAAAGATGCTCCCTAGTGTTCCCCTATTTAAACATATCTATCGTACTTATGAGTAAAGATCaatttggtcctaaacatatgatcaaaatacgaatttgatccaaaacattcattttttgaaaaacaggtcgataacaaatgaaatcgTTGTCGGAGTAGTCCTTCTCTGACGGTTCcgtcaaaaaactaacggtcgtGCCCTTGTACAATGTTAAATAAGTATCAGTTCATTTTAATTGACAATGCCATTTTCAAAAAGGATAATAGTTTTACTGACATGTTGGCTGTTTCAAATACTATAGTTCACGTTGTCTAAATAATGACGGGCTATTACAATGAGAACTATCACCAAATGgtgtttattatattattaagttaaataaatagtgtgaacgttatattattaaattaaataattagtgtCAACGttacaatttaataaatactagtacaaatTTATAACTTCTAGTTCATGATCTAAAATTTAGGCAGGGCTGTATACAGATTATCAAGGtacctaaaaagaaaattaagctTTTTATTTACTCTCCCTTAGTTCACGATTAACGGataacaattttctttttcgtctgtgcataattaattgacaccctcactttttattacttttgaTAATAgacttcatattccactaacttatcatacatatattagtatgactcacattccactaacttttttcaatccactttctattatatttcttaaaattcgtgccaagtcaaaatgattcaattaatcGTGGAGGGGAGGGAGTAGTTTGATTAGTGAGTTACAACGGTTACACTGTGAGAAAATTGTTATCAcactacaacaacaaaaaaccattaaggacattttttaatacaattaatgatgctaatttgtgttttaaaaataggtcaccaacaaaaattagaagatgcaaatgaaaatgtagtaaaaaaataaaaaataataattaagttaatttgtcCTTAATTTAGGATCTTTGAGTCCAAAATTGtggttattttaaaaaaatttccaacGCAAGTAATTGCGTCTCAATTTTTGTTTCCATAAAAGATACTTCTTTTGTCCCAGCTAAGATGACAccctttcatttttagtttgtcccaaccaagatgacacatttctatttttgtaactttatctctccaattaatacaccgaacaacttattccactctcctctttctctctccatttaataccTACAccttctctttatctctccaattaacTACATTAACCATAAACTCCTAAAATGGTGTCGCCTgtgaaatgtgtcatcttagccgggacgaagggagtaagttttttttagggTCAAACTACTGGGGAACGGTAACCTTTTTTGACAAAAGATGTTCGTATTTGTGTCATAACAaccttttctttcttatgATAGCTTTCCATTTTTGAAGCTGTGCAATGAAATTCTCCAGTTAGCTCTTTTACAAAACCTATAGCAGGTTCAACTCCTGGCTATGCGTCTGAAGTACTTACGATGATAACTAAAAATTAGCTCTTCAATATGTTTTGCtgttgatattaaatttatatggtGTTCAGAGTTTAACTTATAATTCACTAAAACAAATTTAGGGAGAAAcaagtttatttattctttattgttgttttgaataaaataattttaatatatgttgtGTAAAatctatttcaaaaatatatttttgataactaaaatttgacataatatcaaaatgttagtttgcaaaaaaaatactaaaatgcCATTTAATATAGATGATATTCtggacaaaaaaaagttttaaaaatgcaaaattccTTCCAATGATATTTACATCAAAGTCTAGTGATGTgtagagatatttttaaagactAGGCGTTTATTATTATGGCAAATTAAGGTACAGTAAAGGTAGGTCactctaaaatattttcaaatttaactaTTTGATACTCCTTTCATCCTAAAAGTATAAAGACTTTTAAAACTACACGTGTTTTAATGTACAACTAGAGAAAAATAAGGATCTTACCAGAAAGAtacttgaaataaaaatgaataccaaagtaaataaacaaatactgAAGAATGATGGGGTCTTACCTATTGATGCTGCATTGTACTCGGTAataaaaatcacaagaaaacATGATAAACCAGACCTGAACAAAAGTCATAATACCATCGATGTGAAAAGGCCATTCAGTATCAAATTTAGGGAGGTGATGGAATTGTATAAACACTACCACCACGTTAAAATAACAATGCTACCAAACGTTTGTTAAGCCAGATAATTAAGTTATATTGGGCTCATATGCACTACCAATCAAATCTTATAGAACTAATCTTAACAGTAAGAATGTCTATACATAAAATACATCAGATTtcaatacaacaaaaaaaacaaaagtaataggAAATAACTAATCCACCTTATGACAAAGATATTGTGTTAGATCTACCATCAAATATAAAGAAACTAACGAGATCAAAACGACTTGGATTCAAATTAAGCTACAAAACAATAGAATTAAGGTGTATTATacatatgaaatatatattgatttcaCACACTACCTCAATTGcttctattaaaaataagctCTACCAACCATGTTGGCCTTTCATACCGAAAAATAAGATACCCCATAAACACTCCAATAATAAACCCACATACATAACCTAAAACAACTGCTTGCCACCCAAATCCACTCACAAAACTAGatccatcatcatcatcatcttcttcttcttcttgtggTTGTTCATCCATCATTTCACATTTCTTCATCAGTGGAAGTCCACACAATCCTACATTTCCCACATACGACTCATTCCCAAATGTAGAAAACTGATTTGAATTTGGAATCTGCCCCACCAAATTATTCATCGATAGGTTCAACTTTGCCAAAAATGTCAACCTAGTTAACTCACTCGGGATCCCTCCCTCCAATCTATTCGAAGACAAGTCCAACGACTCAAGAATACTTATATTTCCGAGACGTGAGGGTATGCGCCCGGTGATGCTATTGTGAGACAAATTCAAGTATCTAAGAGAATTAAGATTTCCTAGAGAAGGTGGAATATTCCCAGTGAATCTATTCGAAGATAAGTCAATAGTAGTAAAGGTTGTCAACAATCTTTGCACCGGCAAATCCAAACCCTTTATAGTAAGAGTcaactctataaatactttGTCATTTGACCTATTACCATCCTTAGCATTAACCATCCCTTgaaaattcttgaaatatcTATCAGGTAAAGATCCAGAAAAATCATTATAAGATATATCCAAAACTTGCAGCTTAGGAAACGGGCGTTCTATCGTACTTGAAACATCGATCATGGTACCATCGAATCTGTTAGACCGCAAGACAAGGACACGAAGTTGAGGGTGTGTTTCCAGCCAAAAGGGAAACGAGCCTCGTACTTCGTTACCACCAATATCAACAACCTGCAGTGCTTCACAGTTGAGTAGAGATTGAGGCAATGTTCCTTCCACTTTGTTACCTTTTAGAGTGAGAAAGAGAAGGTTGCATCCTTTAGTGAATGTGGAAGGAATGAAGCCACTGAATTTGTTGTCATTCAAATGGAGGATTGCCAAAGAAGTGCTCAAGTTTCCCAAACAATTTGGAAGTGATCCTTCCAAACTGTTGTTTGATAGATATAGGATTCTTAGGGATCTCAAGTTGCAAATGGATGAAGGAATCTCTCCACTTAAGTTGTTGGATTGTAGTGCTAGATTAATAAGGCCTGATTGATTTATGAAAGTGGAAGGTACTGGGCCTGAAAATGTATTAATTAGTGACccatattactataaatttgtacaaattttgatacttttttagtttttgccACCACTATAAATTTGACTtggtatataaaatattaacttcATTTGAAGTGAgggagaaataaatatataccaCTTAAATTATTGAAGTGAAGCCACAAATCTTGAATGGTTGTGTTACCAATTTCTTCCGGCAACGATCCACTAAGTTGGTTGCTTCCGATGTTCATTTGCACTAGACTTTTAAGAAGAAATAATTCTTTTGGGATACTACCTGAgataatatatactaataaatataatttaaaatggaagATGAATAAATGTTTACACATGTAAAGATATGAAGATGCATGAAATACCACATTATTAACATTTCAATatgtttcaagaaaataaataaaaatacaaatcaaagATCATACCACTTAAAAAATTATCGTTGAGCAATAAGTAGGTAAGGGCTGTCATGTTTCCCATTTCTTTTGGTAATGATCCGTTGATAAGATGGTTGGCTTCCAACTGCAGCTCCACTAAATTAACAAGATTACCTATCTCTTTTGGAATATGACCTGCAAGGTTAATATCACCtcttaaaagtttaatttattccCATTGAATACAAAGAATCAATAATACCTTATAATCAACATTAactattaattgtattttcatGGAAATTTAAATGGTATATtcttattatcaaaatattaaaaaaaatcgagaCGAAATTACTTGCGttggaaaaattttaaaaataacaacaattaaaGACGCAAACGAAAGTGTCcttaaattaatgataaattaacttcatttttttaggaCGCTTTTATTTAcgtcctctaattttagttaaaatacTAACAATAAGGACGCTTTTTGCAGCTTTCGtggtatatttagaaacacaaattaacgtccttaaatgcattaaaaaatatccttaATGACTTTGTTTTGTTGTAGTGACTCCACAAAAGTCATCCTATAGAGGTATAAGAAAAAAGGGTTGGAATGATACTTTACTAGACCCATtatattgtactcccttcgCCTCATTAAAGATCACTCACATTCATTATTAGTTTGTCTCATCTAAGATGAATTATAACTAAAACtagtaacatttttatttatattttatttcatctctcttattttattcttcactcaacacataaaattaatttgcataATATCTCGTGCCACTCATCTTCCTTGAGACGTACATAGTAATATTTTCAACTCCATAAAATAGAGGTAAAGAAGAGGTTGGAATGATACCACTCAAAGCATTGTTGTGAAGGAAAATGCCATACATGGCTGTCAAGTTCCCAATTTCTCTTGGCACCGATCCACTAAATTTATTGCAACACATGCTCAATCTCTCAAAATTTGTAAGACCACCGATCTCTTTTGGAATTTTACCTATAGGGTTATCATAAaccatattttaattcaaatcatcatcaattatagtatgtatatttttgtatcCCTCGGTAAAACTACACATTtggattatattaaattaatttggtgTTAACCATGTTGTTGGTACATATGACACACACGAATAAAAAATGCCATCTCCTTTGTGAAATAGCAATCTAGTACCTGATCTTTTGTAGTTTCAGTTCAAATTgttcacaaatcacaaaattatactccctctgtcccattagaaatgcaacattttcctttttggattgtcccactaaaaatgcaacatttcctaaaatggaaacatcactctgtctacttttccctctctctcactttactctctcttcattaactaacaaaacaacacttgcataaaatcatgtggcggaaaccaaatgtttcatatttattgggacgaagggagtagtataaagtaatactccctcggtATCCAAAATATAGACCAGTGTTACCATTCTGAGCCGTCCCCTAAAATTAGATAAATCTAAATATGgagttttcaataaataataatcatgcacatcatttttaatatggaTCCCACAATTCACTAACTCTCATTTCACTATCTCTTACTATTATCTacatatctcttactttaacaaTTGCACATTAATCTTGTGCCATTCACaaatttatctatattttaagGACGGAAGAAGTATTCAATTTATAGAAAGAACTACACGTACCAGTGAAGGTGTTGAATTCAAGGCCTATTCTGCGAAGGGAAGTTATGTTTCCaatatgtgttgataatgATCCACTTAGTTCATTTGACGCAAGGTCAACATATTGTAAAGATGACATGCTGAAAATTGTTAAAGGTAAAGAGCCATTGAATTTGTTTGAACTCATCCTCAAACTTTGTAAATTGACGAGCCATCCAATCTCTTCTGGAATATTGCCTGCATTATTTTCGTTGCATCTTTCTCaagttatgaaattattaaatccaACTCAAAATTTTACTCGTAACTATCTTGTTTGTGTTCATTTCAacctatttatattttataaagagAGGGAAAAACGTGAATTATGACGTACGACAATATATAGGAACATTTGTCAAAATGTGTCTTtgttgaaatgaaatttacaACGGAcaactaaaacataaatttatatagtatcaaatttaaagTAGAAACTAAATGTAACCTCAATCTCTATACTTTGtaaaatttggagttttttatCATAGTTTTATAGTAACAAAATATGAGGCATCCTCTCGCAGATCCAAATGCATAGTTCCATTCCTtgttctaattaaattataattctaATAGATTAAATTTCCTCAAAAGTATTCAAATGAATTTTGAACAGAAGACAAACTCGAATAGTTATAAAGAGGTGTGATCtgttgctaactttcttaagttgatAACGCTacagtattaaaaatgtcaacacgatcacattaaaatatcaacataaacttagttgatatttttatacactgtgttgacattgacatttaaaaaatgtaaacacattatattaaatttcacacaaatttgtgttgatattttagtgtgatcgtgttgacatttttaatacactgcgtcGATGAGTTAGTAAGTTAACAATcctatttattgtatttagtTAACATTTTTACCTTTTTCGTGAAATATGcgaacaaataattaaatacataccAGTGAAATCGTTGAGACCAAAGTTTAAATACTGAAGCAGTGTGATGTTCCCAATTTGTCTTGGTATTTCTCCACTAAACTTGTTGTTGTAAAAGTTAATATGCTCCAAATCCGAACACTGCCCCAAACTCAATGgtatgtctccatacatgtTATTGTAAGAAATCCGAAgtatctttaatttttgaagACTGTTCTTGCACATATCATTTGGCAGACTACTCGATAAGCTGTTGTTTCGTAACGACAAAAATTCCAACGATGAGAAATTGAAGACGGGGGGAGGGATGGGACCATGGAATGAGTTTTCACTCATGTCTAatgaaacaagaaaagaaagatttCCGATGTTAGGTGGGATGGTGCCAACAAGCCCCATGGACGATATATTCAGCCGAGTAACCCTATTATACTGAGAATCACAAGTAACTCCGATCCAACTGCAAACAGATGATCCAGTGGTCCAATTTTTGATTAAGGTGTTATGAGGGTCTGAGGTTATTTGAGATTTCAAGGCAATAAGGGAAGAGGTATCGGTTTTGATATCACCATTGGCAACGGATTGTAATAATTGTAAGAGTGCAAGAATGAAATATGGGTAAGATCCCTTCATTTGGCTTGCTTTATGTGTTAGATAGTTGTGTGGCTTCcaaattcattatatataaacattagAGATCAcaaatgtagaaattgtgtAACTATTAGTCAATGCCATTAGGAGTTGAATGTtgaaacaattcaaaatatagagTACTATATTTTCCAATGTCATTATCATGCGTTGCAAGAAGTTGAAATAAAGCATTCTCTAATtacgtgtgtgtgtgtgtgtgttgattGACTAATTGCATATTAAAAATGGGAATAAGAGGTTGCCGGCCGTGATGATCGATTGATTATGATGGAGTCCCTGCCTTTCTACTAATTAGTTACAGCTACTTAccagaaaaataattaatcaccatttcaaacttttattttatgtggaGGAACAACTAAGCTTTTGAACTATCGATCCAATATAATGCAATTACATTTAACTATAGTGGAGAGAGGAAATACTAAGAAAACATTGGgtttcttaattttgttgtaCCAATTTTATCGGATCAGACTACTTTGCCGACTCCCTTGATTCTAcacatttatgattttatttatgaaaaaatccatttaattgataattgatttttatagaTTAATGTTGGGGATTCGATCGATTATTGAAGATATTATCTAAGGTTTTGTCGATCCGTCGTTGGTATGCAGAAATAGATGAACATGATTATGAGCTATGATCGAAGAAACCAACTTGGATAAACAATTTGATCGGACCAGATTTTTACTCGAAGGTTTAGATGACATGAAGGAAAAACTTTTACCGTAAATGACATGATAggaattttattataattgaaatagtaaaagttaaaTGACTAAAATACTCATTTTAGATTAAATGAATGTGGCACATGATATGTTTTAAAACTGCTAGACTGCCCAATCaaatgattaatattaattctccAGTTCTCATTTATTCTTATTCTAACACATTAATCTCCATATATATtcctaaatatataatcattataatatgatatgtaattttgtatcaataaattaaaataacagtAAAAGctacatggagtattaaattagatGTCAGTGAAACCAGATCAACTTAACattctttaataaataatatacccATCCATATTCATTGACAAAATTCTAGCATCATCTAGGTATCCTCgctaaaatttatattgacattcttaATAATATGCATATcaccaaaaagaaaacaacaaacaGAAAACATAGGATTTGGAAATACATGTTTAGTAGAAGTAGTCATGACAACGAACCTTAACAACTCGAATAAGTCACcgttatattaaatcaattttttttcaattttactaCTAATCTTTGTAATtaactttaataattaataaagaatatTATATGACATGAGTATATTAAGCATAAATTTAGATtgacatttatattaaaaaataaaatatatcgGTCTAAATCTGTGTTGATATACTCATGGACGGATCTACACGGACCTACATGCAAAGGGGAGAAGCTTTAGCCCAAAATgaatccaaattttaaattttttctattataaagtttaaaatttattcatattatacatattattataCAAAAGCCACTTTAATAATCGAATTTacctgaaaatttattttaaaataaaattttgaaaatttagccCCTACTCATGTTCATTTATGCGCCTGTCCCTAATACTTATGtcattgtattgacatttttaatataatatgttgatCAGTTATCAAAGTTATCACACTAAGCTAGTTATCATCCTAACACGACtcatatcaaatatatataattaattagaaggTAAATGAAGATGTACCGTATGCACCTCAAGGCATTTTGTGGGTTTTAAATCACCTTGTGAATAATTATTTCAGACCCTACCATGTTAAAGATATAATCTAGTGATACCTAGAACTTTTCGGTTTTAACTTATCCTAGAGATTTTTTGTTGGCACCCATTATGGGAACCTTTATTCGATTCATTTATACATCGATCTCATAACTTATTTCATATAGCAAGTTCTTCCCATAAGGAATTTCCCAAGCTCAAAGTGTATGGCTAAGAATTTTGAAACCATGTATCTTCTTCGAGTGGACGTGATGAGTCCAATTATATATAGTCCTTGCACTTCTTGAAAACTAATAGTAAGATGTTAGTAGGATATAAACGAGTTGCCTCTGGGATTGCcaatgaaaagaaatgagtCCTTTCTCAATTTATTGCAATCAATAGTAGAAAGCAATGTGGATATTGTGGTGTCTCACCATGATGATGTTAAGAATAGGGTTTACACACTTTCAAATTTCCCAATCACCACCCTTTTTGTAACGCGCTTGCTTTTCGAACTCTAACCATATGAAATCTATTTGTTTAAAATGTCGTGAAGTCAGTGAAATAAATGAGGCATGTggaattaatgcataatattaatgctttttttttatgagttgtgatcaatgtcgaacccttcttaaagaccgaactagagaccaaatctgggccattagatctagtgtttttgatgagatgtgttgctgtgtaaattttttctgcttcattacaagcccattttactttattgtataggtttattacttcattctgtacgtaataccttgaaactacaacatgtttttacttgcttctagtaggttttgaaaCGATTCAccatatgcttcattcaaattcattgacttGGGTTTTTActtgattaacattttaaaatgcaatttattcaagttggtttagtacttcattcagaatcattattacttcattggataagatttttacttcattctagtaggatttcaaatgcttctatacatacttcattccaataatttattatattattccatgtgtttattaaaccatatcaTCGCCGTGgaggtggtgatagatattgtagagagaagaatggcacgcgacggcgaaaccgcATTTACGTactgaaatgaagtaataatcctattggaatgaagtaaaaaccttcaggaatgaagtaatatattctggaatgaagttaaatcttcgtaacatgttagtatgacttatttaccttcggatgaattaaaataggctcgtgatgaaggcgaaaataatttataaatttgtgtatctcatccataaaaaattagatctaaaaaccctaatttggtatgGTTCGATGGTTcagtctttaagagtggatttgtggataatgcaactcttttttttatatcacaaatttaattacttggATTTACTATGCGAATGACCTTGTGGTGAATCCTAAACGCGATTGATTGGGAGATTCTTATAGAGTGCTTGGAATAACACCAAGACACTAATTATTTCCGTGCGCGATGTTCGAATTCGTTTTGTCAAGGTCACAAAATGTAATACGATGATCGTTATACTCAAAGATTATTGAATCAACTCaattaccataaataaataaaatagttaaagtccTATTAAGTGAAATACAAGAATTGGGCTAaacaatttacataaaataaatagttggAATAGTTTTCGTGAGCCCAAAGTCTCCTCGGCGCCAGATTACGTTACAGATCAATTTACAAATCTTGTTCCAAAAATAACTCCTATCAAAAGTATATCAATCAGaaacaatttccaaaattcaTTCTCTCATTCTTATTATACGACTATTACCCTAATTTCCCAGTCCAAAATCCGAGAAAGTAGAGAGCAGGAGAGAAGAGGGATTCATATGCATACTCCTTCCAATCCATATTCGGCCAGCAGCAACTAAACATGATCCAATCTTCACTCCAACAGTAGTATCAATCACTCTTTTCAGGTAAATTCTTTGCTCATCATATCCATTGAAGTTTCAGCATACATAACAGAACAATAACTATAATCAACGCGGCATATTTGAATAAAACCCACCATCAGTTCCCAATTATATGTAATAACTTGAATAACAAAATAGGGAGGGAGGATTACAACGTGTCAGCACAATAGCGGACGATCAGCTAACGCCACCCCACCGCGGACTAACCCTCGTCCTACCTGCGTTCGCCGACTGCAATAGCGGACGAACGCGACACCCGAGCctctagccggtcgctagggTGTGCGTTCGTCCGCTATTGTGGACGCTCTTAGGAAGAAGATTGTTTTGGGGATTTTGATTTCTGTTTTTGAGGAAATTGGGCGAGATTGATTTGGTACTCCACAAGATGATGGTGATGGGTAGGGGTGTGCATTTGGGTTTCGATTCGGTTTATTGCTCAAACCGAACCCGAAAACCGAATTTCCTTGAAAATCAAAACCGAACTGAAAAAACGAAAAATCGGAAATCGAAAACCTAAACTAAAACAACCGAATtaaaccgaaaaccgaaattttcaataaaaaaccgaaaaaccgaaaaaatatggagtatatattaattgggtcatattctaat
The nucleotide sequence above comes from Salvia hispanica cultivar TCC Black 2014 chromosome 5, UniMelb_Shisp_WGS_1.0, whole genome shotgun sequence. Encoded proteins:
- the LOC125189829 gene encoding receptor-like protein 7 — protein: MGLVGTIPPNIGNLSFLVSLDMSENSFHGPIPPPVFNFSSLEFLSLRNNSLSSSLPNDMCKNSLQKLKILRISYNNMYGDIPLSLGQCSDLEHINFYNNKFSGEIPRQIGNITLLQYLNFGLNDFTGPVPSTFINQSGLINLALQSNNLSGEIPSSICNLRSLRILYLSNNSLEGSLPNCLGNLSTSLAILHLNDNKFSGFIPSTFTKGCNLLFLTLKGNKVEGTLPQSLLNCEALQVVDIGGNEVRGSFPFWLETHPQLRVLVLRSNRFDGTMIDVSSTIERPFPKLQVLDISYNDFSGSLPDRYFKNFQGMVNAKDGNRSNDKVFIELTLTIKGLDLPVQRLLTTFTTIDLSSNRFTGNIPPSLGNLNSLRYLNLSHNSITGRIPSRLGNISILESLDLSSNRLEGGIPSELTRLTFLAKLNLSMNNLVGQIPNSNQFSTFGNESYVGNVGLCGLPLMKKCEMMDEQPQEEEEDDDDDGSSFVSGFGWQAVVLGYVCGFIIGVFMGYLIFRYERPTWLVELIFNRSN